A stretch of Lepisosteus oculatus isolate fLepOcu1 chromosome 11, fLepOcu1.hap2, whole genome shotgun sequence DNA encodes these proteins:
- the LOC107077691 gene encoding T-cell surface antigen CD2-like codes for MDRAWPLLAFSFLFLPGSRASPNLYVATGSTVYLTADNGTQLNFHEFDWYMKTFRVAKLRNSTVHYYWRQGEIFLNGTLRLDNVSKNDTGEITAKLFDTNGKNILQITYNLNVLDPVSQPVVEYMKASNGQSEFHCLVKSGDDPLYSWSFDVKPLDSTVFFHIIENHKLRLSCYSGRVTCTVSNYVSRRYSEPLPFTCADEESMQVTGLGWCIGIGIMFFVCSSVVMFLLYSRKQKTPTVRFRQKNIPNQENQDEADVTYSELKIIKQQK; via the exons ATGGACAGAGCATGGCCTCTTCTCGCCTTCTCCTTTCTCTTTTTACCAG GCAGCAGAGCCTCCCCAAATCTGTATGTGGCGACAGGCAGTACAGTCTACCTGACTGCGGACAATGGAACCCAATTAAACTTCCATGAATTCGACTGGTATATGAAAACTTTCAGAGTGGCCAAGTTGAGAAATTCTACTGTTCACTATTATTGGAGGCAAGGTGAAATCTTTTTGAATGGGACTCTCAGACTGGACAATGTCAGCAAAAATGATACTGGAGAGATTACAGCTAAATTGTTtgacacaaatggaaaaaatatcCTCCAAATTACATATAATCTGAATGTTCTGG ATCCAGTGTCCCAGCCTGTAGTAGAATACATGAAGGCTTCTAATGGACAATCAGAGTTTCACTGCTTGGTTAAGAGTGGAGATGACCCCTTGTACTCCTGGAGTTTCGATGTTAAACCTCTGGatagtacagttttttttcacattattgAAAACCACAAACTTCGTTTAAGTTGCTATTCTGGAAGAGTAACCTGCACCGTTTCAAATTATGTCAGCCGACGTTACAGTGAACCTCTTCCATTTACCTGTGCAG ATGAAGAATCAATGCAGGTGACTGGACTTGGATGGTGCATTGGAATTGggattatgttttttgtttgctcATCGGTAGTTATGTTTCTCCTCTACTCTCGAAAACAGAAAACTCCAA ctgtTAGATTCAGACAGAAAAACATCCCAAATCAGGAAAACCAGGATGAAGCAGATGTAACCTATTCTGAACTCAAGATcattaaacagcaaaaatga